From Micromonospora nigra, one genomic window encodes:
- the hemE gene encoding uroporphyrinogen decarboxylase yields MTTDTTGTAARDDEPRPGGPADSPFVRACRRRPGPHTPVWFMRQAGRSLPEYREIRANVAMLESCRRPELVTEITLQPVRRHGVDAAILFSDIVVPVAAAGIDLDIVPGTGPVVAEPVRTAADVDRIRPIGRDEVSYVDEAVRMLVGELGGTPLIGFAGAPFTLASYLVEGGPSRTHARTKALMYGDPDLWHALAGRLADVTLSFLRVQVDAGVSAVQLFDSWAGALSEADYRRFVLPHSARVLAGLADAGVPRIHFGVGTAELLGAMGEAGADVVGVDWRTPLDVATRRVGPERAVQGNLDPAVLLSPWPVVEAEVRRILEQGRAAPGHVFNLGHGVLPETDPDVLTRVVALVHDLSVRAADRG; encoded by the coding sequence ATGACCACCGACACGACGGGCACCGCCGCCCGAGACGACGAACCCCGCCCCGGCGGACCGGCCGACTCGCCCTTCGTCCGGGCCTGCCGGCGTCGGCCCGGGCCACACACGCCCGTCTGGTTCATGCGCCAGGCCGGCCGGTCGTTGCCGGAGTACCGGGAGATCCGGGCCAACGTGGCGATGCTGGAATCCTGCCGCCGCCCCGAGCTGGTCACCGAGATCACCCTCCAGCCGGTGCGCCGGCACGGCGTCGACGCGGCGATCCTGTTCAGCGACATCGTCGTGCCGGTTGCCGCCGCCGGCATCGACCTGGACATCGTGCCGGGCACCGGGCCGGTGGTCGCCGAGCCGGTGCGCACCGCCGCCGACGTCGACCGGATCCGGCCCATCGGTCGCGACGAGGTGTCCTATGTGGACGAGGCCGTCCGGATGCTGGTCGGGGAGCTGGGCGGCACCCCGCTCATCGGCTTCGCCGGCGCCCCGTTCACCCTGGCCAGCTACCTGGTCGAGGGTGGCCCCTCGCGTACCCACGCCAGGACGAAGGCCCTGATGTACGGCGATCCCGACCTGTGGCACGCCCTGGCCGGCCGGCTCGCCGACGTCACGCTGTCCTTCCTGCGGGTGCAGGTCGACGCGGGGGTCTCGGCGGTGCAGCTGTTCGACTCCTGGGCCGGAGCGCTCTCCGAGGCCGACTACCGGCGGTTCGTGCTGCCGCACTCGGCGAGGGTGCTCGCCGGGCTGGCCGACGCGGGCGTGCCCCGCATCCACTTCGGGGTGGGCACGGCCGAGCTGCTCGGCGCGATGGGCGAGGCCGGCGCCGACGTGGTCGGCGTCGACTGGCGGACGCCGCTGGACGTCGCCACCCGCCGGGTCGGCCCCGAGCGGGCGGTGCAGGGCAACCTGGACCCGGCGGTGCTGCTCTCCCCCTGGCCGGTGGTGGAGGCCGAGGTGCGCCGGATCCTGGAGCAGGGCCGCGCCGCCCCGGGGCACGTGTTCAACCTGGGCCACGGGGTGCTGCCGGAAACCGACCCGGATGTGCTGACCCGGGTGGTCGCGCTCGTGCACGACCTGTCCGTCCGCGCGGCCGACCGGGGCTGA
- the hemG gene encoding protoporphyrinogen oxidase gives MSTPWRIAVVGGGIAGLAAAVRLADRAPAGTRITVYEQSGALGGKLRTGELAGGPVEFGAEAFLMRDPAGGESAVVALIRRLGLADRIVHPTVGQAALAVDGALRPIPGGTLVGVPGDLEQVATVARPVEDGDRDGGRPLLGADDDVSVGALVRARLGDEVVDRLVDPMLGGVYAGRADDLSLVTTMPALARAARVEHTLVGAVRAAQAAAPRAPGQPVFGTLAGGLGTLVDAAVAASGATVRRDAAVRELTPAGGGWRLTVGPTRDPQHVEADAVVLAVPARPAARLLTDLAPDAATGIGGLDYASVALVTLALPEPPLPELSGFLVPGTEGLLIKASTFFTVKWGHLRRPDGLALVRASVGRYGEEAQLQRPDEDLAAVVHRELSAVLGVPLPAPVAGHVQRWGGSLPQYTPGHRDRVAAARAALRAAHPTVALAGAAYEGVGIPVCVRSGETAAEEIITALGGSGT, from the coding sequence ATGTCAACGCCGTGGCGCATCGCGGTGGTCGGTGGTGGGATAGCCGGGCTGGCCGCCGCCGTACGGCTCGCCGACCGCGCCCCCGCCGGCACGCGGATCACCGTGTACGAGCAGTCCGGCGCCCTCGGCGGCAAGCTGCGCACCGGCGAGCTGGCCGGCGGCCCGGTGGAGTTCGGTGCCGAGGCGTTCCTGATGCGCGATCCGGCCGGCGGGGAGTCGGCGGTGGTGGCCCTGATCCGCCGGCTCGGGCTGGCCGACCGGATAGTGCACCCCACCGTCGGGCAGGCCGCGCTCGCGGTCGACGGTGCCCTGCGGCCGATCCCGGGCGGCACGCTGGTGGGCGTACCCGGGGATCTGGAGCAGGTGGCCACGGTGGCCCGGCCGGTCGAGGACGGTGACCGCGACGGCGGCCGGCCGCTGCTCGGCGCGGACGACGACGTGTCCGTCGGCGCGCTGGTCCGCGCCCGGCTCGGCGACGAGGTCGTCGACCGGCTGGTCGATCCGATGCTCGGCGGTGTCTACGCCGGCCGGGCCGACGACCTGTCCCTGGTCACCACCATGCCCGCGCTGGCCCGCGCCGCCCGGGTCGAGCACACCCTGGTGGGTGCGGTGCGTGCCGCGCAGGCCGCCGCCCCGCGCGCCCCGGGCCAACCCGTCTTCGGCACCCTCGCCGGTGGGTTGGGCACCCTGGTCGACGCGGCCGTCGCGGCCAGCGGCGCGACCGTCCGCCGCGATGCCGCGGTCCGCGAGCTGACCCCGGCCGGCGGTGGTTGGCGGCTCACCGTCGGACCCACCCGCGATCCCCAGCACGTCGAGGCGGACGCGGTGGTGCTTGCCGTGCCGGCCCGGCCGGCGGCCCGGCTGCTCACGGACCTCGCCCCCGACGCCGCCACCGGGATTGGTGGCCTGGACTACGCCAGCGTCGCCCTGGTCACCCTGGCGCTGCCCGAGCCGCCGCTGCCCGAGCTGTCCGGCTTCCTGGTGCCCGGCACCGAGGGGCTGCTGATCAAGGCGTCCACCTTCTTCACCGTCAAGTGGGGGCACCTGCGCCGGCCGGACGGGCTCGCCCTGGTGCGTGCCTCGGTGGGCCGGTACGGCGAGGAGGCCCAGCTCCAGCGACCCGACGAGGACCTCGCGGCCGTCGTGCACCGGGAGCTGTCGGCGGTTCTCGGCGTGCCACTGCCCGCCCCGGTGGCCGGGCACGTACAGCGGTGGGGCGGTTCGCTGCCGCAGTACACCCCGGGTCACCGCGACCGGGTGGCCGCCGCGCGCGCGGCCCTGCGGGCGGCCCACCCCACCGTCGCCCTGGCCGGCGCCGCCTACGAGGGCGTCGGCATCCCGGTCTGCGTCCGCTCCGGCGAGACGGCGGCCGAGGAGATCATCACCGCACTGGGAGGTTCCGGAACATGA